The following coding sequences are from one Acidimicrobiales bacterium window:
- a CDS encoding ATP-binding protein yields MLNDWVSPNPKPAALAGLAASVLDSGSAGPANLASMALLRSDPPTFKSGSGPVGDLFTDDVDAMTDWVRHLDCSYVAVQGPPGTGKTFRGAHMVHSLISGGQRVGITAMSHSAIDNLLEEVVKVFREAGDLAMLKAVRRHKEPAGGGLPAVTYDGTVPQCTKDDVNLVAGTTWLFANEAMKDAPVDVLIVDEAGQLAIADALAASRSARNLVLLGDPLQLPQVAQAAHPGGGGSSVLEHVLRDEVTIPPDRGVFLAETRRMHPDVCRFISEQIYQGRLTSHPSCATQSTEFGTGLRWIRAHHASRSTESMEEAELVAAEIGRMIGAPRVDQEGVEAPLTAADFMVMAPYNDQVRLIRDRLEADRRTKGVAVGTVDKFQGREAAVVFFTMTTSSAEDMPRGPDFLFSRNRLNVAISRARCLAYLVCTEELLNSRARTVEEMRLISTLCAFVEYADG; encoded by the coding sequence GTGCTCAACGACTGGGTGTCGCCCAACCCCAAGCCGGCGGCGCTCGCCGGCCTCGCAGCGTCGGTGCTCGACTCAGGCTCCGCCGGCCCGGCGAACCTGGCGTCGATGGCATTGCTCCGAAGCGACCCGCCGACCTTCAAGTCGGGCAGCGGTCCGGTTGGAGACTTGTTCACCGACGACGTCGATGCGATGACCGACTGGGTGCGACACCTCGACTGCAGCTACGTCGCCGTCCAGGGACCACCCGGCACCGGTAAGACCTTTCGCGGCGCGCACATGGTCCACAGCCTCATCAGTGGCGGCCAGCGAGTCGGCATCACCGCGATGAGCCACAGCGCCATCGACAACCTCCTCGAGGAAGTGGTGAAGGTGTTCAGGGAGGCGGGCGACCTCGCCATGCTGAAAGCGGTCCGACGGCACAAGGAGCCCGCCGGCGGAGGACTTCCTGCTGTCACCTACGACGGGACAGTTCCCCAGTGCACGAAGGACGACGTCAACCTCGTCGCCGGAACCACGTGGCTGTTCGCCAACGAGGCCATGAAGGACGCTCCGGTCGACGTGCTCATCGTCGACGAGGCCGGACAGCTGGCAATCGCCGACGCGCTTGCGGCTTCGAGGTCCGCCCGGAACCTCGTGTTGCTGGGCGATCCGCTGCAGCTGCCTCAGGTGGCGCAAGCAGCGCACCCAGGCGGCGGCGGAAGCAGCGTGCTCGAACACGTCTTACGCGACGAGGTGACGATCCCACCCGACCGCGGCGTGTTCCTCGCCGAGACCCGTCGCATGCACCCCGACGTCTGCCGGTTCATCTCCGAGCAGATCTACCAGGGCCGCCTGACCAGCCATCCGAGCTGCGCCACCCAGAGCACCGAGTTCGGTACTGGCTTGCGATGGATCCGCGCCCACCATGCCAGCCGGTCGACCGAGTCGATGGAGGAGGCCGAGCTCGTCGCCGCCGAGATCGGCCGGATGATTGGTGCCCCAAGGGTCGATCAGGAGGGCGTCGAGGCGCCCCTCACGGCCGCCGACTTCATGGTGATGGCCCCCTACAACGACCAGGTCCGCTTGATCCGCGACCGCCTCGAGGCGGACAGGCGGACGAAGGGCGTGGCGGTCGGCACCGTCGACAAGTTCCAGGGCCGCGAGGCGGCCGTCGTGTTCTTTACGATGACCACGTCGAGCGCTGAGGACATGCCCCGCGGTCCCGACTTCCTGTTCTCCCGCAACCGTCTCAACGTGGCCATCAGCCGGGCCCGCTGCCTCGCCTACCTCGTCTGCACCGAGGAGCTCTTGAATAGCCGAGCCCGCACCGTCGAGGAGATGCGCCTCATCTCCACGCTTTGCGCGTTCGTCGAGTATGCCGACGGGTGA
- a CDS encoding DNA-protecting protein DprA, protein MAAVNDRACAVLALCSRIVPSDSADPLKAKEYWELASRVDDVASLLGRSVEDLVHAGLAPNEATRCASLLDRASALGPALEELEEAGIWTAVAGDERYPTRLCDYLGPQAPPILHGAGAADLMTRPSLGVVGSRNVSEEGADVARSAARFAVARSEALISGGARGVDQLAMLAALEADGASVGVLAESLVKRLRESGARRAVDDDRLCLVTPYKPTAGFSVATAMGRNKVVYALSDVTLVVASDHDTGGTWAGAVEAIRKGFGTVAVWRGPGQGDGNEALVARGGHAVNAIEDLNAVGRAPVVAPESNDQLQFGL, encoded by the coding sequence ATGGCTGCGGTTAACGACCGGGCGTGCGCAGTCCTGGCCCTGTGCAGCCGCATCGTGCCGAGCGACAGCGCCGATCCACTCAAGGCCAAGGAGTACTGGGAGCTCGCCAGTCGCGTGGACGACGTCGCGTCCCTCCTGGGGCGGTCGGTCGAGGACCTCGTGCATGCTGGCTTGGCTCCAAATGAGGCGACGCGATGCGCCTCGCTGCTCGACCGGGCCAGCGCACTCGGGCCTGCCCTGGAGGAGCTCGAGGAGGCTGGAATCTGGACGGCCGTCGCAGGGGACGAGCGCTACCCCACCCGCCTGTGCGACTACTTGGGTCCCCAGGCCCCGCCGATTCTCCACGGTGCTGGCGCCGCGGATCTGATGACCCGACCATCGCTCGGAGTCGTCGGCTCGAGAAACGTCAGCGAGGAGGGCGCCGATGTAGCGAGGTCAGCGGCTCGCTTCGCGGTCGCTCGCAGCGAAGCGCTGATCTCGGGAGGCGCCCGAGGTGTCGACCAACTCGCCATGCTCGCCGCACTGGAGGCCGATGGCGCCAGCGTTGGTGTCCTCGCCGAGAGTCTGGTCAAACGCCTTCGCGAGTCGGGGGCGCGCCGTGCCGTCGACGATGACCGCCTGTGCCTCGTCACGCCGTACAAGCCGACCGCCGGCTTCAGCGTCGCGACTGCCATGGGGCGAAACAAGGTCGTGTATGCCCTTTCCGATGTCACGCTCGTCGTGGCGTCCGACCACGACACCGGCGGCACCTGGGCAGGGGCGGTCGAGGCCATCCGCAAAGGATTTGGAACAGTGGCCGTGTGGCGGGGGCCAGGGCAAGGTGACGGAAATGAGGCTTTGGTGGCGCGGGGTGGACACGCCGTCAACGCCATCGAAGATTTGAACGCCGTCGGCCGTGCACCAGTCGTAGCGCCCGAGAGCAACGACCAGCTGCAATTCGGTCTCTGA
- a CDS encoding ComF family protein, translating into MAYDAKHYGNKPGDPDAAAVLAENLGWWYRCMTTNGRHGSALSLIIPVPSLRQRWPHNLPEVLARGISDATGVRSDPTSLVVARKISEMKHIPEEQRPAAVAGAFEVAGPIEGEVLLVDDLLQSGATLSECARTLRAAGADKVFAACATRALKGMGSPSPRPLTTLRT; encoded by the coding sequence TTGGCGTACGACGCCAAGCACTACGGCAACAAGCCGGGAGATCCCGACGCAGCCGCCGTTCTCGCCGAGAACCTCGGCTGGTGGTACCGCTGCATGACCACGAACGGGCGCCACGGTTCGGCGCTGAGCCTGATCATCCCGGTGCCGTCGCTGCGACAGCGGTGGCCTCACAATCTGCCTGAGGTCCTCGCCCGAGGGATCAGCGATGCAACCGGCGTTCGGAGCGACCCCACTTCACTTGTCGTCGCCAGAAAGATCTCCGAGATGAAGCACATCCCTGAGGAGCAACGTCCAGCAGCCGTTGCCGGTGCCTTCGAGGTGGCGGGCCCCATAGAAGGCGAGGTCTTGCTGGTCGACGACCTATTGCAGTCGGGTGCGACACTCAGCGAGTGCGCCCGAACGCTTCGGGCCGCCGGCGCCGACAAGGTCTTCGCCGCGTGTGCGACTCGTGCACTCAAAGGCATGGGTTCCCCGTCGCCGCGACCGCTCACGACCCTGAGGACCTAG
- a CDS encoding AAA family ATPase produces the protein MAVSARPNTAAVYAAVQQWIDRCLRADDSLFTPGASVWSLSNVTDLRTRGTITGDGFEDKLRDNLQGAAPAVVQLAGEMLFVHLVMSNDMQEPTKRGLIERILGVGGSTVIIPPDLGDALGTGLANTGIAFKTYRKNQFQFLIDFTLAWKQADPAARERLLTDPWAFKKAIETIEVPASQAQANALMHFVHPDTFEPIVSNDHKQAIAKAFTDRADGADDLDEAILAIRQSLVAEHGEPLDFYQDAIKPLWQVTRQSGSGASRGRQRRAWLVRGATVKDRNLVPRWLDEGFCSIGWGEVGDVPTGASRDAITRLTKEAYPDEPVGTVRARASNLHRFLSQIEVGDLVVTVDGANVYLGTITSDAHWVESERPSERRHRDVEWLNADSPVQRHDLPGPAVDALNLRPAVSEVTRSIEEFQAAVTHTDDPPAAESEREPMLPAATPDLAQTLSLPWADLQEWIDLLQEKRQVIFYGPPGTGKTYIARALARHLTEDGGSWKLLQFHPSYAYEDFFEGFRPRQSADESTGLSFELVPGPLRQIAELAAEEPGVPHLLIIDEINRANLAKVFGELYFLLEYRDQAVSLQYSPEVDFTLPDNLFLIGTMNTADRSIALVDAAMRRRFYVIEFSPLTPPVNGMLRAHLTAAGRSSHLADVLDELNRRIDDKDFAVGPSYVMGDGVDENGGLERVWRYAILPLLEEHFTGSGRDVEREFGLTAIEAALARMGESDQEQVEAQPEP, from the coding sequence ATGGCAGTCAGTGCGCGACCGAACACGGCGGCGGTGTACGCCGCCGTGCAGCAGTGGATCGACCGATGCCTCCGCGCTGACGATTCGCTGTTCACGCCCGGTGCCAGCGTTTGGTCCCTCTCCAACGTCACCGACCTCAGGACCCGCGGAACGATCACTGGTGACGGCTTCGAGGACAAGCTCCGCGACAACCTGCAAGGGGCGGCGCCAGCAGTCGTTCAGCTCGCGGGCGAGATGCTTTTCGTCCACCTCGTCATGTCGAACGACATGCAGGAGCCGACCAAGCGGGGGCTGATCGAACGGATCCTGGGCGTCGGTGGCAGCACGGTGATCATCCCGCCCGATCTGGGCGACGCTTTGGGGACGGGCCTGGCGAACACGGGAATCGCGTTCAAGACATACCGCAAGAACCAATTCCAGTTCCTGATCGATTTCACCCTTGCCTGGAAGCAGGCCGACCCTGCCGCGCGCGAGCGACTGCTCACCGATCCTTGGGCGTTCAAGAAGGCAATCGAGACCATCGAGGTACCCGCCTCCCAGGCACAGGCCAATGCTCTGATGCACTTCGTCCACCCGGACACCTTCGAGCCGATCGTGTCGAACGACCACAAGCAGGCGATCGCCAAGGCGTTCACAGATCGAGCCGATGGTGCCGATGACCTCGATGAGGCCATCCTCGCCATCCGCCAGAGCCTGGTCGCCGAGCACGGCGAGCCGCTCGACTTCTACCAAGACGCGATCAAGCCGCTCTGGCAGGTGACACGACAGTCGGGATCGGGTGCGAGCAGGGGCCGCCAACGACGCGCCTGGTTGGTGCGTGGCGCAACCGTCAAGGACCGGAACCTCGTGCCTCGATGGCTGGATGAAGGGTTCTGCTCGATCGGCTGGGGTGAGGTCGGTGATGTCCCGACTGGCGCGTCGAGAGATGCCATCACGCGCCTAACTAAGGAGGCGTACCCGGACGAGCCCGTGGGCACGGTGCGTGCCCGCGCCTCGAATCTCCACCGGTTCCTTAGCCAGATCGAGGTTGGCGATCTGGTCGTGACCGTCGACGGGGCCAACGTCTACCTCGGCACCATCACCTCGGATGCGCACTGGGTCGAGTCTGAGCGTCCCAGCGAGCGACGCCACCGCGATGTGGAGTGGCTGAACGCCGACTCGCCGGTCCAGCGCCACGACCTTCCGGGACCTGCTGTCGATGCGCTCAACCTTCGGCCCGCGGTTTCCGAGGTGACCAGATCAATCGAAGAGTTCCAAGCGGCCGTCACCCATACCGACGACCCACCGGCCGCAGAGAGCGAGCGCGAACCCATGCTTCCCGCCGCGACCCCAGACCTGGCCCAGACGCTGAGCCTGCCCTGGGCTGACCTGCAGGAGTGGATCGACCTCCTGCAGGAGAAGCGCCAGGTGATCTTCTACGGGCCGCCGGGGACCGGCAAGACATACATCGCCAGGGCGCTAGCCCGTCACCTCACCGAGGACGGCGGGTCGTGGAAGCTGCTCCAGTTCCACCCGTCGTACGCCTACGAGGACTTCTTCGAGGGCTTCCGCCCGCGACAGAGCGCCGATGAGTCCACGGGTCTGTCCTTCGAGCTCGTCCCAGGCCCCCTGCGCCAGATCGCCGAGCTCGCCGCGGAGGAGCCTGGTGTCCCCCACCTGCTGATCATCGACGAGATCAACCGAGCCAACCTGGCCAAGGTCTTCGGCGAGCTCTACTTCCTGCTCGAGTATCGAGACCAAGCGGTAAGCCTTCAGTACTCCCCAGAGGTCGACTTCACCCTGCCCGACAACCTGTTCCTGATCGGGACGATGAACACCGCCGATCGCTCGATCGCCCTCGTCGACGCGGCCATGCGCCGCCGCTTCTACGTCATAGAGTTCTCGCCCCTGACGCCGCCGGTCAACGGAATGTTGCGAGCACATCTGACCGCGGCGGGTCGATCGTCCCATCTGGCCGACGTACTCGACGAGCTGAATCGTCGTATCGATGACAAGGACTTCGCGGTCGGCCCTTCATACGTCATGGGTGACGGTGTCGACGAGAACGGTGGACTCGAACGGGTCTGGCGGTACGCCATCCTCCCGCTGCTCGAGGAGCACTTCACCGGATCGGGCCGTGATGTCGAGCGCGAGTTCGGTCTGACAGCCATCGAGGCCGCCCTCGCCCGGATGGGTGAGAGCGATCAGGAACAGGTCGAAGCCCAGCCCGAGCCATGA